The proteins below are encoded in one region of Leishmania major strain Friedlin complete genome, chromosome 7:
- a CDS encoding putative nucleolar RNA-binding protein, whose amino-acid sequence MEGFYGIEVTAGKQVKAKIPEECALRVTQLAVPANAAGAVSLVVSFEGKLFTIATLDPKKGVYQMSTDLVFTEAQDVSFSAQGAGAIHVTGYVQPVGNDDMMMNAMAGESGEEDESDDDDDDLEEVSGSESNEIAKTPASAAAGAEDSDEEGEDEDEDEEDEEDEDDEDMPPADLDDSDMGEEDEEVDEEDDDEGQVDHEEGEDDEDNDDDDEDEDENEDENEDEDEDEDEDDEDDEDDVPRKFQRAERGDHRDGFRGGRGGDRGGFRGGRGGDRGGFRGGRGGDRGGFRGGRGGDRGGFRGGRGGDRGGFRGGRGGDRGGFRGGRGGDRGGFRGGRGGDRGGFRGGKRGRY is encoded by the coding sequence ATGGAGGGCTTTTACGGTATTGAGGTGACCGCCGGCAAGCAGGTGAAGGCCAAAATCCCAGAAGagtgcgcgctgcgcgtgACGCAGCTCGCCGTTCCCGCCAACGCGGCTGGAGCCGTTTCTCTCGTTGTGTCCTTCGAGGGCAAGCTGTTCACGATTGCCACGCTGGACCCCAAGAAGGGCGTCTACCAGATGAGCACCGACCTCGTCTTTACCGAGGCACAGGAcgtctccttctctgcccAGGGTGCTGGCGCAATCCATGTCACCGGCTACGTACAGCCGGTCGGTAACGACGATATGATGATGAATGCCATGGCCGGCGAGTCGGGTGAGGAGGACGAgagcgacgatgacgacgacgacctcGAGGAGGTGTCAGGGTCGGAGAGCAATGAGATCGCCAAGACCCctgcttccgctgccgctggtgcggaggacagcgacgaggagggcgaagacgaggacgaggacgaggaggacgaggaggacgaggatgacgaggatATGCCCCCCGCCGACCTCGATGACAGCGACATgggcgaagaggacgaggaggtcgacgaggaggatgacgATGAGGGACAGGTGGACCACGAGGAAGGCGAGGATGATGAGGATAACGATgatgacgacgaggatgaggacGAGAACGAGGACGAgaacgaggacgaggacgaggacgaggacgaggacgacgaggatgacgaggacgacgtaCCGCGGAAGTTCCAGCGTGCGGAGCGCGGAGACCACCGCGATGGCTTCCGCGGCGGACGTGGCGGTGATCGCGGTGGCTTCCGTggcggtcgcggcggtgatCGCGGTGGCTTCCGTGGTGGTCGCGGCGGTGATCGCGGTGGCTTCCGTggcggtcgcggcggtgatCGCGGTGGCTTCCGTGGTGGTCGCGGCGGTGATCGCGGTGGCTTCCGTGGTGGTCGCGGCGGTGATCGCGGTGGCTTCCGTggcggtcgcggcggtgatCGCGGTGGCTTCCGTGGTGGTCGCGGCGGTGATCGCGGTGGCTTTCGCGGTGGCAAGCGCGGCCGCTACTAG